The Dermacentor albipictus isolate Rhodes 1998 colony chromosome 2, USDA_Dalb.pri_finalv2, whole genome shotgun sequence genome has a segment encoding these proteins:
- the Hk gene encoding voltage-gated potassium channel subunit beta-2, producing the protein MSVKSEHNLTNALIQNNCRAPMASLECLDEGTLSSGSSVLASQPPTRQVSTFAPPAVRYRNLGKSGLRISNVGLGTWVTFGSLISEEVAEDIVTAAFDNGINVFDTADIYAGGKAEVALGKVLKKKRWRRSSYIVTTKLFWATKGDSERGLSRKAIIEGLHASLERLQLSYVDIVLINKVDSMCPMEEIVRTCTYCINQGMAMYWGTSRWSPVEIMEAYTVARQCHLVPPVVEQTEYHMFHRDKVELQLPELCQKIGIGTMSWSPQAFGVLTGKFDEGVNLLSRGSFRQYVSAVTDKVDRPEKAICEESGGRFTRQHSKLQELSYIADRLGCSCNQLTIAWCLKSEHVHSVLVGASSVDQLYDHLGALQVVPKLTSIVMAEIEKVLDNRPRPVPPPR; encoded by the exons ATGAGTGTCAAGAGCGAGCACAACCTCACCAATGCGCTCATACAGAACAA CTGTCGCGCTCCCATGGCGAGCCTGGAGTGCCTGGACGAGGGGACACTGTCCAGCGGCAGCTCCGTGCTGGCCAGCCAACCACCCACCAGACAGGTGTCCACGTTCGCGCCGCCTGCTGTCCGCTACAG AAATCTTGGGAAATCAGGACTACGCATATCAAACGTCGGTTTAG GAACCTGGGTGACCTTCGGCTCACTAATATCAGAAGAG GTTGCGGAAGACATCGTAACGGCTGCCTTCGACAACGGGATCAACGTCTTCGACACGGCCGACATTTACGCCGGAGGAAA GGCCGAGGTGGCTCTTGGCAAGGTGCTCAAGAAGAAGCGCTGGAG aCGATCTTCATACATAGTCACAACGAAATTGTTTTGGGCGACGAA ggGCGATTCCGAACGAGGGCTGTCTAGGAAAGCCATCATTGAAG GTCTTCACGCGTCGCTGGAGCGGCTACAGCTGAGCTACGTAGACATAGTGTTAATCAACAAAGTCGACTCCATGTGTCCCATGGAAG AGATAGTCCGGACGTGCACCTACTGCATTAACCAGGGCATGGCCATGTACTGGGGCACATCACGATGGAGCCCCGTGGAAATAATG GAAGCGTACACAGTGGCTAGGCAGTGTCACCTGGTGCCCCCCGTCGTGGAACAGACCGAGTACCACATGTTCCACAGGGACAAGGTGGAACTGCAGCTACCAGAGCTGTGCCAAAAGATAG GAATTGGCACAATGTCATGGTCGCCGCAGGCCTTCGGCGTTCTGACGGGAAAGTTTGACGAAGGCGTCAACCTGCTCTCAAGGGGCTCGTTCAGG CAATACGTTTCCGCCGTGACGGACAAGGTGGACCGTCCGGAGAAGGCCATCTGCGAGGAGTCCGGCGGCCGCTTCACGCGGCAGCACTCCAAGCTGCAGGAGCTCTCCTACATCGCCGATAGGCTCGGCTGCAGCTGCAATCAGCTCACCATCG CGTGGTGCCTGAAGAGCGAGCACGTGCACTCCGTACTTGTGGGCGCCTCCTCGGTGGACCAGCTGTACGACCACCTGGGCGCATTGCAG